In one Nostoc sp. KVJ3 genomic region, the following are encoded:
- the ptsP gene encoding phosphoenolpyruvate--protein phosphotransferase encodes MAAIAIVIVSHSKQLALGVRELAAQMVQGQVSIAVAAGIDDPENPLGTDPIQVYEAIASVFSDDGVLVLMDLGSALLSAEMAIEFLPEAQQQKVYLCEAPLVEGAIAAVVAAAAGRNIHQVMAEARGALLAKATQLGVSPLSVVSDNIEARNPEFPIKEIRLIVSNRLGLHARPAAQFVGTATRFQCQILVQNLTRNTGLVRGDSINQVTTLGLRQGHELLITATGSDADEALAALQALFANNFGEAARSNKEEPARSWGFPPEATGVGLPFALGVPEAYPEGEDNVALNSPPAFHQEVTPTTHGELSGIAASGGIAIAPVVHYQPTHITITEYHVDDPELEWQRVQAAIHTAKQEIQAVFSQASLQIGDAEAAIFDAQLLFLEDPVLLEAAHQRISDHHINAEAAWQAVVDEVATSYRTLEDSYLQERVDDVVDVGQRVLRLLAGNAPANLHFDEPAILVATDLTPSDTAGLDPTMVLGICTTSGSATSHSAIIARTLGIPAVLGVDAQVLHLADGTLMALDGESGRAWIEPESHILDLLAAKREAWQTAQQEARATAHQPAITRDGRQVSIFANIGSINDVQVAVASGAEGVGLLRTEFLYLDRTSAPTEEEQLEVYQAIAQVLDNRPLIIRTLDVGGDKPLPYLRVGFPEANPFLGWRGIRFCLDHPELFKTQLRAILRASVGHQIKIMLPMIATVTEVRAAKVILGEVQTELNQAGIPFDAAMKVGIMVEVPSAVAIADQLAAEVDFFSIGTNDLSQYVMASDRTNPRVANLVDALHPAVLRMVQQTIQAAHAAGISVGLCGELAADTLATPILLGLGLDELSVNPQSIPGVKQAIARLSIVESEAIVTSALQQDSALHVRELISTSVIPPTN; translated from the coding sequence ATGGCAGCGATCGCAATTGTTATCGTTTCTCACAGTAAACAACTAGCTTTAGGTGTGCGGGAACTCGCCGCGCAAATGGTTCAAGGCCAAGTTTCTATCGCTGTTGCAGCAGGAATTGATGATCCTGAAAATCCATTGGGTACAGATCCGATTCAGGTTTATGAAGCGATCGCTTCTGTTTTCTCTGATGATGGTGTTCTGGTATTAATGGATTTGGGTAGTGCTTTGCTAAGTGCAGAAATGGCTATAGAGTTTTTGCCAGAAGCACAGCAGCAAAAAGTGTATTTGTGTGAAGCACCTCTAGTAGAAGGTGCGATCGCTGCTGTTGTTGCGGCGGCGGCTGGTAGAAATATTCACCAAGTCATGGCGGAAGCACGCGGCGCACTCCTTGCCAAAGCAACTCAATTGGGTGTAAGTCCGTTGTCAGTTGTCAGTGACAACATCGAAGCCAGAAATCCCGAATTTCCCATCAAAGAAATTCGGCTAATTGTCAGCAATCGCTTAGGATTACACGCCCGTCCCGCAGCCCAGTTTGTGGGAACCGCCACCCGATTTCAATGCCAAATTCTGGTGCAGAATTTAACAAGGAATACGGGGCTAGTTCGGGGTGACAGTATTAACCAAGTTACCACTTTAGGGTTGCGCCAAGGACACGAATTACTGATTACTGCCACCGGTTCTGATGCAGATGAAGCGCTGGCAGCATTACAGGCATTATTCGCCAATAATTTTGGTGAGGCAGCCCGTTCCAACAAAGAGGAGCCGGCGCGGTCATGGGGGTTTCCCCCAGAAGCGACTGGCGTTGGACTGCCGTTCGCCCTTGGCGTGCCGGAGGCATACCCGGAGGGTGAAGATAATGTTGCCTTGAATTCGCCACCAGCATTTCACCAGGAAGTTACCCCAACAACTCACGGCGAACTTTCAGGGATTGCTGCTTCTGGGGGAATTGCGATCGCACCTGTTGTTCATTATCAACCCACTCACATTACAATTACGGAATATCACGTAGACGATCCTGAATTAGAGTGGCAACGAGTACAGGCGGCAATTCACACTGCCAAACAAGAAATTCAAGCAGTTTTTTCCCAAGCATCTCTGCAAATTGGTGATGCTGAAGCTGCTATATTTGATGCCCAATTACTGTTTTTAGAAGATCCAGTATTATTGGAAGCGGCTCATCAGCGTATTTCAGACCACCATATAAATGCTGAGGCAGCTTGGCAAGCCGTAGTAGATGAAGTGGCGACTTCTTACCGAACACTTGAGGATTCTTATCTACAAGAGCGAGTTGACGACGTTGTAGATGTCGGGCAAAGGGTATTACGATTACTAGCTGGGAATGCCCCTGCTAACTTGCATTTTGATGAACCGGCGATTTTAGTAGCGACTGATTTAACTCCCTCGGATACTGCGGGATTAGATCCGACAATGGTGTTGGGTATTTGTACAACTTCTGGTAGCGCTACTTCTCACAGTGCAATTATCGCCCGGACATTGGGTATTCCCGCAGTTTTGGGAGTAGATGCCCAAGTGTTGCACTTGGCAGATGGTACACTGATGGCTCTTGATGGTGAAAGTGGTAGAGCTTGGATAGAACCAGAATCACATATCCTGGATTTACTGGCAGCAAAGCGAGAAGCTTGGCAAACTGCCCAACAGGAAGCACGAGCTACAGCACACCAGCCAGCAATTACTCGTGATGGTCGGCAAGTTAGCATTTTCGCAAACATTGGTAGTATAAATGATGTGCAAGTTGCTGTAGCTAGCGGTGCAGAAGGGGTAGGACTACTCCGCACAGAGTTTCTTTATTTAGATAGGACAAGCGCTCCCACAGAAGAAGAACAACTTGAAGTTTATCAGGCGATCGCCCAAGTTTTAGATAATCGTCCCCTAATTATTCGTACTTTAGATGTCGGTGGTGATAAGCCACTTCCTTATCTGAGAGTAGGGTTTCCAGAAGCTAATCCTTTCTTAGGTTGGCGGGGAATTCGTTTTTGTTTAGATCATCCAGAACTCTTCAAAACTCAGTTACGGGCAATTTTAAGAGCCAGTGTCGGACACCAAATTAAGATCATGTTGCCGATGATTGCCACTGTAACTGAGGTACGTGCAGCTAAGGTAATTTTGGGTGAAGTGCAAACTGAATTAAATCAAGCTGGTATTCCCTTTGATGCCGCGATGAAAGTGGGAATTATGGTGGAGGTTCCGTCAGCAGTTGCGATCGCCGATCAGTTAGCGGCTGAAGTAGACTTCTTTAGTATAGGTACTAACGACCTGAGTCAATACGTCATGGCTAGCGATCGCACTAATCCGCGTGTGGCAAACTTAGTTGATGCCCTACATCCAGCCGTGTTGCGAATGGTGCAGCAAACTATCCAAGCTGCTCATGCTGCCGGGATTTCGGTAGGATTATGTGGAGAATTGGCAGCAGATACACTAGCAACACCAATTTTATTAGGTTTAGGGCTAGATGAATTGAGCGTGAATCCTCAAAGTATACCTGGAGTCAAGCAAGCGATCGCTCGGTTGAGTATAGTTGAGAGTGAAGCGATCGTGACATCAGCATTACAACAAGATTCTGCACTTCATGTCAGAGAACTAATTTCAACTTCAGTTATTCCCCCGACAAATTAG
- a CDS encoding phosphodiester glycosidase family protein, translated as MNVVINLLLFLLPILSSFWIAQTFNPLSSYQPLQTIDGAALYKKELANGNEAYLQVINLGKMHIDQIISEVDNMGVREGKYYKGEGEYYSPFFQRKLFSEVADEYNKFYENNVFSIINCSFFEQYQSSTQLSFPIKLNGVVISGGTSPYGPIKQPKDKYYSNIHLKALVWDNKQAYITDYDQVSGAPLNQNAVKNAIVTYRYGDHPAKVLAQNQANKYQVIGTLDKDGVKGDELLLIMTVKKATLDEAADLLRKLGVKGDIITVDGGRSTYLFNSQNGNIIVPQLSNPQENPTFRNLPHYLGFRKKTKNQVAPQISIDQPVKKVLPKKDQPYLILWRDNFDGDVSIKLYDRDKLIQNISSRTASDGVYEWIPRISVKEGYYIRISSWKDRNIFGELQL; from the coding sequence ATGAATGTTGTAATCAATTTATTGCTTTTTTTGCTGCCAATTCTGAGCAGCTTTTGGATTGCCCAAACTTTCAACCCTTTATCTTCTTATCAGCCTCTCCAGACTATAGACGGGGCGGCTTTATATAAAAAAGAGTTAGCGAATGGGAATGAAGCCTATTTACAAGTTATTAATCTCGGCAAAATGCATATAGACCAAATTATCTCAGAAGTAGATAACATGGGTGTAAGGGAGGGTAAATATTATAAAGGAGAAGGTGAATATTACAGCCCTTTTTTCCAAAGAAAGTTGTTTTCTGAAGTTGCAGATGAATATAATAAATTTTACGAAAATAACGTTTTTTCGATAATTAATTGTTCTTTTTTTGAACAATACCAATCTAGTACTCAATTATCCTTTCCTATTAAACTAAATGGTGTAGTTATCAGTGGTGGCACTAGCCCTTATGGGCCAATCAAGCAACCAAAAGATAAATACTATAGTAATATTCACCTCAAAGCCCTAGTCTGGGATAATAAGCAAGCATACATTACCGATTACGACCAGGTTAGCGGTGCGCCCCTCAACCAAAATGCAGTGAAGAATGCGATCGTCACTTACCGATACGGCGATCATCCAGCAAAAGTATTAGCTCAAAACCAAGCAAATAAGTATCAAGTCATCGGGACTCTAGACAAAGATGGTGTTAAAGGTGACGAGTTATTATTGATTATGACGGTGAAAAAAGCAACTCTGGATGAGGCAGCAGATTTATTACGTAAATTAGGAGTTAAAGGCGACATCATTACTGTTGACGGCGGCAGATCGACTTATTTGTTCAATTCCCAGAACGGAAATATTATTGTTCCCCAACTGTCTAATCCGCAAGAAAATCCTACCTTCCGAAACCTCCCTCATTATCTGGGATTCCGTAAGAAAACAAAAAATCAGGTTGCGCCACAAATCTCCATCGATCAACCAGTGAAGAAAGTGCTTCCCAAGAAGGATCAGCCATATTTAATATTATGGCGGGATAATTTTGATGGCGATGTCTCGATTAAGCTGTACGATAGAGACAAACTTATCCAAAATATTTCTTCCCGTACCGCTAGCGATGGTGTTTATGAGTGGATACCACGTATTTCTGTAAAAGAAGGCTATTATATTCGTATTTCTAGCTGGAAAGACCGGAATATTTTCGGGGAGTTGCAATTGTAA
- the eis gene encoding enhanced intracellular survival protein Eis, whose translation MTAQFEYSTLAHPQDIQQLEHILEQCFISALGGEEAYINLIGKENFRIIRRLEQVIGGLATLDMGQWWGGQRVPMTGIAVVGIAPEYRGSGAAIALMQHTLKELYNRGIAISALYPEIQTLYRKVGYEQGGSWCIWEVATQNIQVREQPLPLELVASVNNEVFHELYQQQARQTHGYLDRHPAIWERIIQANEKEIVYTYLIGTKDQPQGYIIFTQERTENGIVLVVKDWVLSTVAAAQTFWSFLANHRSQIQHVRWKSSAIDSLTLLLPEQTAKIKTTNRWLLRIIEVVKALELRGYPPGIQAQLHLEIQDNLLTGNNGKFILSVANGRGEVTRGGKGELQLDIRELSPLYTSLFTPYHLQQAGKLNGTETAILIATQIFAGASPWMADFF comes from the coding sequence ATGACGGCTCAATTTGAATACAGCACTCTCGCCCATCCACAGGATATTCAGCAGCTAGAACATATCCTTGAACAGTGTTTCATCAGCGCCCTTGGTGGCGAGGAAGCTTACATCAACCTGATTGGCAAAGAAAATTTCCGCATTATTCGGAGATTAGAGCAAGTAATTGGTGGATTAGCAACTCTCGACATGGGTCAGTGGTGGGGTGGTCAACGTGTACCAATGACAGGAATTGCCGTAGTGGGTATTGCTCCAGAATATCGCGGTTCGGGGGCTGCGATCGCTCTTATGCAGCACACCCTCAAAGAACTTTACAATAGAGGTATAGCAATCTCCGCTCTTTATCCAGAGATTCAAACTTTGTATCGAAAAGTAGGTTATGAGCAAGGGGGTAGCTGGTGTATTTGGGAAGTTGCTACCCAAAATATCCAAGTACGGGAGCAACCCTTACCTTTAGAACTAGTAGCAAGCGTCAATAATGAAGTCTTTCATGAGCTATATCAGCAGCAAGCGAGACAAACGCATGGCTATTTAGACCGACATCCAGCAATCTGGGAGCGAATAATTCAAGCAAATGAGAAAGAAATAGTCTATACCTATTTGATTGGTACTAAAGACCAACCCCAAGGCTACATAATTTTTACTCAAGAGCGAACAGAAAATGGTATAGTCCTCGTCGTGAAAGATTGGGTACTGAGTACAGTTGCTGCTGCACAAACTTTCTGGTCTTTTCTAGCAAATCATCGCTCCCAAATTCAGCACGTACGATGGAAGAGTTCTGCAATTGATTCCTTGACATTGCTGCTACCAGAGCAAACTGCCAAGATTAAAACTACGAATCGTTGGCTGCTGCGGATAATAGAGGTAGTCAAGGCACTGGAATTACGTGGTTATCCACCGGGAATCCAAGCCCAACTGCACCTAGAAATTCAAGATAATTTGCTAACTGGAAATAATGGTAAATTTATTCTTTCTGTTGCCAACGGACGTGGTGAAGTCACAAGAGGCGGAAAAGGTGAGCTACAGCTAGATATCCGCGAATTGTCACCATTGTATACAAGCTTGTTCACACCCTATCATTTGCAACAAGCAGGAAAACTTAATGGTACAGAAACAGCTATCTTAATCGCTACGCAAATATTTGCAGGTGCTTCACCTTGGATGGCTGATTTCTTTTAA
- a CDS encoding S-layer homology domain-containing protein translates to MVIRQLSITLSLVALLQNLTAIAQVPETTSGISSDSIQQVIAAKWMTNFSDGKFYPERLLNRAELASIMVRAFRLDKRQAVSKENLVIPDVPRSYWAFNDIQTVLKTDIMKGYRGNEFFPNQKVTRAEALAIFAQAYGVFQFPDDAVNEILASHPDEKSIPTWARKAIATVATEGFLNTDAQGNISPLKPVTRGDIAYVLSKYLQRQQRQPETPEVPIIPNSPQSP, encoded by the coding sequence ATGGTAATACGTCAGCTTTCAATTACTTTATCTTTAGTGGCACTACTACAAAATTTAACAGCAATTGCTCAAGTACCAGAAACGACTTCTGGAATCTCGTCTGATTCTATTCAACAGGTAATTGCTGCTAAATGGATGACAAACTTTTCTGATGGCAAATTTTATCCAGAAAGGTTACTGAATCGGGCCGAATTAGCATCGATTATGGTAAGAGCATTTCGGCTAGATAAAAGACAAGCTGTTAGCAAAGAAAATTTAGTTATTCCAGATGTTCCTCGTTCTTATTGGGCATTTAATGATATACAGACAGTCTTAAAAACTGACATCATGAAAGGCTATCGGGGCAATGAATTTTTTCCTAATCAAAAAGTAACAAGGGCAGAAGCTCTGGCTATATTCGCCCAGGCTTATGGTGTATTTCAGTTTCCTGATGACGCTGTTAACGAGATTCTGGCTTCTCATCCAGATGAAAAGTCTATCCCAACTTGGGCTAGAAAAGCGATCGCTACAGTAGCTACTGAGGGATTTCTCAACACAGATGCTCAAGGAAACATTTCCCCACTAAAACCCGTTACCCGTGGAGATATAGCTTATGTATTGAGTAAATATTTACAACGACAACAGCGACAACCCGAAACACCAGAAGTTCCGATTATTCCCAATAGTCCACAATCACCTTAG
- a CDS encoding CBS domain-containing protein, whose product MMRAEDIMTKNVVTIRGSATVAEAVALMKAKKLRSLVVDRRHDNDAYGIVTETDIVYKVIAYGKDPKQVWVYEIMSKPCIVVNPDLGVEYVARLFANTGIHRAPVIQGKLLGIISITDILTKSDFVEAPKALQLEERIQKAIEHSRAICTEQGAYSKACAAAWDEVEELQAEAAHQKAEGMVSAKVSFEEYCKENPDAPECRNHHP is encoded by the coding sequence ATGATGAGAGCTGAAGATATCATGACCAAAAACGTAGTTACCATTCGCGGTTCGGCGACTGTTGCTGAAGCTGTGGCGCTGATGAAGGCAAAAAAATTGCGATCGCTGGTTGTGGATCGTCGCCATGACAATGATGCTTATGGTATTGTCACAGAAACGGATATTGTCTATAAAGTAATAGCCTACGGTAAAGATCCCAAGCAAGTGTGGGTTTACGAGATTATGAGCAAGCCCTGCATTGTGGTCAATCCTGATTTGGGTGTAGAATATGTAGCGCGATTATTTGCTAACACTGGTATTCATCGGGCACCTGTGATTCAAGGCAAGCTGTTGGGTATTATCTCGATTACCGACATTTTGACCAAAAGTGACTTTGTAGAAGCGCCAAAAGCCCTACAATTGGAGGAAAGAATTCAAAAAGCCATTGAACACTCTCGCGCTATTTGCACTGAACAAGGTGCTTATTCTAAAGCCTGTGCAGCCGCCTGGGATGAGGTAGAAGAACTTCAAGCAGAAGCGGCTCATCAGAAAGCTGAAGGTATGGTATCAGCTAAAGTCTCTTTTGAAGAATACTGCAAAGAAAACCCAGATGCACCGGAATGTCGAAATCATCATCCGTAA
- a CDS encoding LptF/LptG family permease, with translation MDRYLASELIAPFFFGVGAFSSIGVTIDAVFDLIRKIVESGLSIDIAIQVFLLKFPNFIVLAFPMSTLLATLMTYSRLSSESELIALRGCGVSVYRIVLTAVMLSLVVTGLTFVFNEQIAPAANYQAAMTLDKALKSDKPTVKQQNIFYPEYQDVFEPDGSKNRILSRLFYADQFDGKRMKGLTIIDRSTKNLNQIVVSESAQWNASQNVWDFYNGTIYFVAADRSYRNIIRFEHQQLQLPRTPLSLAEKSRDYGEMNIAEALDQLQVEYLGGDRQKIRKLEVRIQQKISLPFVCVVFGLVGAAMGSIPQRTGRGTSFGISVVVIFSYYLIFFISGAIAQAGALSPFMGAWLPNFLFLGIGLFLLMRVARR, from the coding sequence ATGGATCGTTACCTTGCCAGCGAATTGATAGCGCCCTTTTTCTTTGGTGTCGGAGCTTTTTCATCAATTGGTGTCACCATTGATGCTGTATTTGATCTCATCAGAAAAATCGTAGAATCTGGGCTATCTATAGATATTGCAATTCAGGTTTTTTTGTTAAAGTTTCCCAACTTTATTGTTTTGGCCTTCCCCATGTCTACGCTGCTGGCTACTTTGATGACCTACAGTCGTCTTTCTAGCGAGAGCGAACTAATTGCCCTGCGTGGTTGTGGGGTCAGTGTCTATCGCATAGTGCTAACTGCTGTGATGTTAAGTCTTGTGGTTACAGGATTGACATTTGTGTTTAACGAACAAATTGCACCAGCAGCAAATTACCAAGCGGCGATGACTCTGGATAAAGCCCTGAAATCAGACAAGCCAACTGTAAAACAGCAAAATATTTTCTATCCTGAATACCAAGATGTTTTCGAGCCGGATGGTTCTAAAAATAGAATATTGTCGCGCTTGTTTTACGCTGACCAATTTGATGGTAAGCGGATGAAAGGTTTGACGATTATAGACCGCTCAACCAAAAATCTGAATCAAATTGTGGTATCTGAATCAGCCCAGTGGAATGCTTCTCAAAATGTCTGGGATTTTTACAACGGTACTATCTATTTTGTTGCAGCCGATCGCTCATATCGCAACATTATCAGATTTGAACACCAACAACTGCAACTACCGCGCACGCCATTAAGTCTGGCAGAAAAAAGCCGGGACTACGGTGAGATGAATATTGCTGAAGCCCTAGATCAACTACAAGTAGAATATCTAGGTGGCGATCGCCAAAAAATTCGTAAACTCGAAGTGCGGATTCAACAAAAAATTTCCTTACCCTTTGTATGTGTAGTTTTTGGCTTAGTCGGTGCAGCGATGGGAAGCATCCCCCAGCGCACTGGAAGAGGTACCAGCTTTGGGATTAGCGTTGTAGTGATATTTTCGTACTACTTAATTTTCTTTATTAGTGGTGCGATCGCGCAAGCAGGTGCCCTCTCTCCCTTTATGGGGGCTTGGTTGCCCAACTTTCTTTTTTTGGGAATAGGTCTATTTTTATTGATGCGAGTTGCCAGACGGTAA
- the lptB gene encoding LPS export ABC transporter ATP-binding protein, which yields MKIVLENIHKSYGKRVIVNRVNLSVGQGEVVGLLGPNGAGKTTTFYIATGLEKPNQGKVWLGNLDVTGMPMHQRARLGIGYLAQEPSVFRQLSVQDNILLVLEQTNVPRWEWSRRLTTLLREFRLEKLANSKGIQLSGGERRRTELARSLAAGQEGPKFLLLDEPFAGVDPIAVSEIQHIVAQLRDRGMGILITDHNVRETLAITDRAYIMREGQILAFGAADELYSNSLVRQYYLGDNFQV from the coding sequence GTGAAAATTGTTTTAGAGAATATTCACAAATCTTACGGCAAGCGAGTAATTGTCAATCGCGTCAATCTTTCTGTTGGTCAGGGCGAAGTCGTTGGTTTACTAGGCCCCAATGGGGCTGGTAAAACAACGACCTTTTACATTGCAACAGGTTTAGAAAAACCTAATCAAGGAAAAGTTTGGCTGGGTAATCTGGACGTTACGGGAATGCCAATGCACCAAAGGGCGCGCCTGGGTATTGGCTATCTAGCACAAGAACCAAGTGTTTTCCGCCAACTCTCAGTACAGGATAATATTCTGTTGGTGCTAGAGCAAACGAATGTGCCACGATGGGAGTGGTCAAGACGACTCACAACTTTACTGCGGGAGTTTCGCTTGGAAAAATTAGCCAATAGCAAAGGAATTCAACTTTCTGGTGGTGAGCGACGGCGGACTGAATTAGCAAGGTCTTTAGCTGCTGGACAAGAAGGGCCAAAATTTTTACTTTTGGATGAGCCATTTGCGGGAGTCGATCCGATCGCAGTTTCCGAAATTCAGCACATTGTCGCCCAACTACGCGATCGCGGCATGGGAATCTTAATTACAGATCATAATGTCCGCGAAACCCTTGCCATCACCGACCGCGCCTACATCATGCGCGAGGGACAAATTCTTGCTTTTGGCGCTGCTGACGAACTCTACAGCAATTCCCTCGTGCGGCAATATTATTTAGGGGATAATTTTCAAGTCTAA
- a CDS encoding LptA/OstA family protein, whose product MMPCYQLPISQIRRFGLALMLPVALLGAFTFPTQLQTATAQTSKDNRPLTIRADVQEYDAKNQVVTARGNVQMLYPARQIQATSAQAQYFSKERRIDFSGNVYILQQGGNSIRAEKVTYLIDEGRFVALPQSNRQVESIYMVQESDNDGQTATPAPKTPPLKPSN is encoded by the coding sequence ATGATGCCCTGCTATCAATTGCCCATATCCCAGATCCGTCGCTTTGGATTAGCTTTAATGCTACCAGTTGCGCTCTTGGGCGCTTTTACCTTCCCTACCCAACTGCAAACCGCTACTGCACAAACATCCAAAGACAATCGCCCCCTCACCATCCGCGCTGATGTGCAAGAATATGACGCGAAAAATCAAGTAGTCACCGCTCGCGGTAATGTGCAAATGTTGTACCCTGCTCGCCAGATTCAAGCGACATCCGCCCAAGCACAGTACTTTAGTAAAGAGCGCCGAATTGATTTCAGTGGTAACGTCTATATTTTGCAACAGGGCGGTAACAGTATTCGGGCAGAAAAGGTAACGTATTTAATTGATGAAGGGCGATTTGTTGCCTTACCTCAATCCAACCGTCAGGTAGAGTCTATCTACATGGTTCAGGAATCGGATAACGATGGACAAACGGCGACACCTGCCCCAAAAACACCACCTTTGAAGCCTTCTAATTAG
- a CDS encoding DUF309 domain-containing protein → MSETIPQEFWQGVEQFNSGQFYACHDTLEALWIEAGEPEKTFYQGILQISVALYHLENRNWRGAVILLGEGGNRLRRYPSSYGGVDVDELLSQSAALLTTLQQIGPDRITSGDLGENQVLSLPKIVLSTD, encoded by the coding sequence ATGAGCGAAACCATTCCCCAAGAGTTTTGGCAAGGCGTAGAACAGTTCAATTCTGGTCAGTTCTACGCCTGTCATGACACTTTAGAGGCTTTATGGATTGAGGCTGGCGAACCCGAAAAAACCTTTTATCAGGGCATTCTCCAAATTTCTGTAGCACTGTATCATTTAGAGAATCGCAACTGGCGAGGTGCAGTAATTCTACTTGGAGAAGGCGGCAATCGCCTACGCCGTTACCCATCTAGTTACGGCGGTGTTGATGTAGATGAGCTATTAAGTCAGAGTGCAGCGTTGTTGACGACATTACAACAAATAGGGCCAGATAGGATTACATCTGGCGATCTGGGTGAAAATCAGGTCTTATCTTTGCCTAAAATTGTGCTGTCTACTGATTAG
- a CDS encoding ferredoxin thioredoxin reductase catalytic beta subunit, producing the protein MITSEHNTKSSDRSLEAMRHFSEQYAKRTGTYFCSEPSVTAVVIEGLAKHKDELGAPLCPCRHYEDKEAEVHATYWNCPCVPMRERKECHCMLFLTPDNEFAGEKQDISLETIKEVRDSMG; encoded by the coding sequence ATGATCACATCAGAACATAACACAAAATCCAGCGATAGAAGTCTAGAGGCAATGCGGCATTTTTCTGAACAATACGCCAAGCGGACTGGAACATACTTCTGTTCTGAACCTTCTGTTACCGCAGTTGTGATTGAAGGACTAGCCAAACATAAAGATGAACTAGGTGCGCCTTTATGTCCCTGTCGCCATTATGAAGATAAAGAGGCTGAAGTTCACGCCACATATTGGAACTGTCCCTGTGTGCCAATGAGAGAACGCAAAGAGTGCCATTGCATGTTGTTCCTCACCCCTGACAACGAGTTTGCTGGCGAAAAACAAGATATCTCTCTCGAAACAATTAAAGAAGTCCGAGACAGCATGGGATGA
- a CDS encoding PEP-CTERM sorting domain-containing protein: MSISTVAKNLSTAAIAATVIVLGIGAVAQATVLTFDDIAPISYYDQIPNGYGGFNWDNFYYVNGSSPRVTRTGEDNGRVSGDYVAFNGFGEPSLVSDSIFDFNSAYLAATWNNGLSVTVEGLKSGATLYSKTVVVDTTQPTLVNFDYFGVDELKFTSFGGVEPDYLKEMGGGGTQFALDNFTFNEKATSVPEPTLLPALLSIATLSAGSALRRKQLKQS; encoded by the coding sequence ATGAGTATTTCAACTGTTGCGAAAAATTTATCGACTGCTGCGATCGCAGCAACAGTCATTGTTTTGGGAATAGGAGCAGTAGCACAAGCAACTGTTTTAACATTTGATGATATAGCGCCTATTTCATATTATGATCAGATTCCTAACGGTTACGGAGGATTTAATTGGGATAATTTTTACTACGTAAATGGCTCAAGTCCTAGAGTTACACGTACAGGTGAAGACAATGGAAGAGTCTCAGGAGACTATGTGGCTTTCAACGGATTTGGAGAACCTTCTCTAGTCAGTGATAGTATTTTTGACTTCAACAGTGCTTACCTAGCAGCTACTTGGAATAATGGTCTTTCAGTTACTGTAGAAGGTTTAAAGAGCGGTGCAACTTTGTATTCAAAAACTGTGGTTGTAGATACGACACAGCCAACTTTAGTTAATTTTGATTATTTTGGTGTTGATGAATTAAAGTTTACGTCCTTTGGTGGAGTTGAACCAGATTATCTTAAAGAGATGGGTGGTGGCGGGACACAGTTTGCGCTAGATAACTTTACCTTTAATGAAAAAGCTACATCTGTTCCCGAACCTACATTACTACCAGCGCTACTGTCAATAGCTACTTTAAGTGCTGGTTCAGCATTAAGACGTAAACAGCTAAAGCAAAGTTAA